The Planctellipticum variicoloris DNA window GATTCGCTGCTGCAGGCGGGGGCCGAGATCTACGAATACCGTCGGGGCCAGCAGCATGCCAAGACGCTGGCGATCGACGACTGCTGGTCGCTGGTGGGGACGCCGAACTGCGACGCCCGCAGCCTCTTCCTGAATTTCGAGGTGGCCGTGGCGATTTACGACGCCACGATCGCCGAGCAGCTCAGCGCGCACTTCGAGCTGGACTTGCCGGACGCGCTGAAGATCGAACTGCCGACGTGGTCGAAGCGCTCGACCGTCGAGCGGTTGAAGGAGAACCTCTGCCGGATGTTTTCGCCGGTGTTGTGAGGGGGGGGGAAGCGAATAGCGAATAGCGAATAGCCGGAGAAGAGGGCTGATCGCTGATCGCCGGACGGGGGGAAAGACGTTGTGTGGGGACCGACACACGAGTTTGTCGTTCCGCCGCCCCTTCCGGGGCGGATGCGCGCGGAGGACGCGTCGTTCCACGGGTTGCACTCCGTCCGCCTGACGGCGGACTTCGTTTCACCCGTGGCTACAGCCCGTCGCCCGCTTCGGCGCTCAAGACGCGGGCTGGCCATCTCAGCGTCCAGAACGCTGCCTTTCTCGACTCCCGATGATCGACGGCAACAGCACCTCAGGTCGCTGATCGCCGGACGGGAGTAGACGCTGTCGCGTTCTCATTTTGCGTTTTGCAATTTGCACTTTTCAATTTGCAATGCATTCGCTTTTCGAGCTGCCCGGCCCGCCTGCACAGATCAGCCGCTGCGCTGCAGGTCTTTCCACTGTTTGCGCAGTTCCCGGCGTTGTTTTTTGCTCAGGCCTTTGAGCTGGTCGGCCGGGGGACCGTCGACGCGGTAGTCGTTCCCGTCGTCGTCGCTCCACTCTTCGCTGGCGGAAGGCTCTTCCTCCGGTTCCGGAACCGAAGGGCGGCTGGCGGAAGGTGAGCGAGACGAGCTGGACGCCTTGCGGGACGGCGCCGGATCTTCCGGTTCCGACCATTCCGAGGTTTCCGCCAGCTCCGCGGGGGAAGCGCCCCAGGCTTCCTCGGCCGTCGACTCTTCATTCCAGCCGGTCGATTCCTCGGAGGCTTCGAGTTCGGTTTCCTCGTCGTCCGCCTTGCGCGTCCGGGTCCGCGGTTTCGCCGTCCGTTTAGTCGTGGCCTTGCGCTTGCGACGGGGGGCGGCGGCCACCGCCTCAGACTCCGATTCGGCCTTCTTGCGCCGGCGGCGCGGCTTCGCGGACTCGTCGTCCTCCCCGTCCGCGGCCTTTCGGCGGAACAGCCTGGCGATCCGACACAGCAACCGGCCCAGCACCGACGGGCGACCGGCTTCGATGTCCGGCGAATCCGGACAGAAGTAGGCGACATACCAGGCGTGCAGCCAGAGGGTCAGAAACAGCAGCCCCATCCCGGTCAGCGGCAGCAGAATCGCGGCATATTCGAACCACGGCGCCCCCGCCACAGACCGGGCCAGCAACGGCGCCCCGGCGGCGGCCAGGAGCACGGCGGCGGTGATGCGGTACAGGACCAGATTCATTCGCGAACGGCGGAGATCGCGATCGATCATCACGCCCAGCGGGAGCCCGGCGGAGAGAAGCGGGATCTGCCAGATCAATGTCCCGGCGTGTTCCGGCAGCAGCTTGAACTCCACGGCGATCCGGGCCAGCGCCTGATGGGCATCGGTCCCCGCGCAGAAGCCGATGACGGCCAGCAAGCCGGCGAACCAGGTCCAGATGCGGTAGCGGCCGCCAAAGTCCGACTGACTCCGCGAACGATACCAGCCGATCAGGAGCGCCCAGGCCGTGATGCCGGTCCAGCCCACCGATTGCAGGTAGTCGACCAGGACCGGCCGGGACCGTTCCAGCAGGTGCGATTGCAGCGACTGGAGCTCCGGTCGGAGCGCAAACGGCTCGACGGTCGCAATGCCGGTCAGGACCAGCCCGACGATCAACAGGACGCCAGCCGTCCAGATCCGCCAGAGCGCCTGGGGAATCCAGGGTGCGGCGACGGCGACGACGGAATCGGCGGAGAGCCCCCGGCGTTCGATCCGTGCGGCGTCTTCCGGGGAGAGGGCTGCAGGGCTCCCTTCCGCGTTCACCGCCAGGCGACGGCGGCGGCGGTCGTCGGAAGAACGCGCACCAGCAAACTGCACCGACATGTTCGGAGTGACCGGCGATCCAGGCTGAGGAACTCGGGAAGAGTTGCCGTGGAAACCGATGCCCGCAGGTTCACGCCGGTCGACCAGGGCGGAGAGACGGCCCGACCGGAAGTCCACAGTGGAACTGCTCCGATTCCGGCCCGCCTCCGGCCACTGCCTCCGTGCAGATCTCCTGCTGCGGAAAATTGCGCTGCGCAATCCCGAGCACCCGTCATCCACGGGACTTACGCCCCATTCATCGGAGAATCGACCGGCGGAGTTTCATTCGAGTTGCGGGAAGTCGCTTCGTTCACACTGGGTAAGTTGAGACTGCCAGATCAGCAGGCTCCGTCGAGTTGACCGCTCTTTGCCGCGCAAAGACGCCATTACGGCAGTCGGCGACGAGCTGCCAATGTGGCAAGCCGGACGTCCAGTCCGGGAGGTTGCGCGTAATCCACGACTACACAATGAGTTGCGGCGCCAATCGAAATCCTGATTCTGAATTCCTCGATTCTGGCACGCGGCGTGCAAAATGAGATCACCAGACTTGACAGACGTGTTTGACGGGCTCCCGACAGCTCTGGAGCCCGTGAACGGTGTTTTCCGCAGGCAGGTTTTCAGGAGTCCGTTCCCATGCGACTTGTTCATGAACGATGGAATCCCTGGCGCGATCTGGCCCGGCTGCAGCACGATGTTCAGCGGCTGGCCCGGCACAATCGGCCCGCAGACGCGGAGTACCCGCCGTTCAATGTGTATCAGAACGCCGAAGAGGTGGTCCTGACGTCGGTCGCGCCGGGTCTGGACCCTGCGGGAATCGATCTGGAAGTCGGGGCTGACGCGGTAACGGTTCGCGGCCAGCGACCGGTCTGGTCGCCGGAGCCCGGGCAGTCGGAGACCGTGGAGTTTTCCCGGACGTTGAAGCTGCCGTTCCCGGTCGATTCGCAGTCGGCGGAAGCCGGCTATGAGCGAGGCGTGCTGACGATCCGGTTGAGGCGGCCGGTTTCGCAGCAGTCGCGCAAGGTGCCGGTGGCGGCGGGGTGAGTCCGGAGGATTGACCACGAATTGCACGAATCAACGCGAATGAAGAACGGATTGAACCACGGAAAGCACGGAGATCACGGAGGGGACCGGAGAACGGAGGAAGACAGGAGCAATGGAGTTTTGCTGTCTGTCATTGGTGCGGATTCGTGTCATTCGTGGTTCGTGTTCTCTGTTTGAGTTTTCCCACAAATCTGGAGTTTGTCCCGTGTGGGAGTGGGTGCTGAAGGAATGGGGCGGAGCCTCTCAAAAGGGCGTCCCCGGGCAGAGACTGGGGAACGAGATCACATAAACAATCGGCCGGGCGCGCCCGGCCCTCCTGGAGATGGAAATCATGACGAATGAGACAGCCTGTGCTCCTGCTCGGGCGACCGAGCTGCAGTTTGTGCCGCGGACGCGGATTCAGGAAACCGCCGAGGCGTGGGAGATCGTCTGCGAGGTTCCCGGAGCCGACGATCAGTCGGCGGAGATCTCGCTCGAACCCGACCGGCTGATTCTGAACGTCCGGGTTCAGCCGACCGACCTGCCCGGCTTTCAGCTCGTCCATCGGGAGTACCGCGAAGGGAACTATCAGCAGATCTTCAAGCTGCCGGACAATATCGACCGCCAGGGGGTCGAAGCAACGATCCGCCAGGGCGTGCTGCGACTGAAGCTTCCCAAGCTGCCGGTCGCGCAGACGCGGAAGGTGACGGTGGTGGCGGGATAGTTCGGGATGAAAAAGAGGATCCACGGCGGAGGGCGCGCAGACCGGAAGGGGGTGATCTGCGGAAATCCGGGAAGGCCCAAGAATGCAGCGATTCCGTGAACCTGTCGTGGCAACGTCGTGTCCGATTTGAGATTTGTTTGGATTCCGGGTTTCGGATTTCGTGTTTCGTCCTGCCAGCAGGGAACTCACGGAAGTCGCCCCGCATGGTCCAGGATTGCCGGCCGTGCCTGAGCGGCCTATAAATTCCTCTGGACATTTGCCCGCTGGAGTGCGGGTTTCCTTCCTCCCTGAGAGCACCACACCCTTGCCCGAACCTATGCGTGATGAGCTGCAGGTGCAGCACCGGACGGCGGTCCTGGTGGCCGTCGTCGAGTCTTCCCGGAAGCTCGACCGAGACCAGGTGCTCGACGAGCTGAAGGGGCTGGTGAAGACTGCCGGGGTGACGGTGGTCGGCGAGCTGGTGCAGATGCGGGCCAAACCGCATCCCAGCACGTGCCTGGGGAAAGGCAAGATCGAAGAGCTGAAGAGCCTGGTCGAGGCGACCGGGGCCGAGCTGGTGATCTTCGACAACAACCTGTCGCCTGCCCAGGGCCGGGAGCTGGAGCGGGAAGTCGACCGGGTCATCGTCGACCGGAGCGAACTGATTCTGGACATTTTCGCCACGCACGCGCGGACCTTCGAGGCCAAGCTGCAGGTGGAGCTGGCCCAGCTCATGTATACGCGAACCCGCCTGAAGCGGATGTGGACCCACCTGGAACGCATCGACGGCGGCATCGGCGCCGGTCGCGGTCCGGGTGAAAAGCAGATCGAAATCGACCGCCGGCTGATCGGCACGCGCATTTCCGAGCTGAAGCGGCGGATCAGCGAAATTGAAGTCCGCCGGGAGCGAATGGTCCGGCAGCGGGAATCGCACGCGCTGGTCTCGCTGGTGGGGTACACCAATGCCGGCAAGAGCACGCTGATGAATGCGCTGACCGGGTCGGACGTGTACGTCGCCGACCAGCTCTTTGCGACGCTCGACACGCGGACGCGGAAGTGGCGCGTGCCGGGCTGGGGGGATGTGCTGCTGAGCGATACGGTCGGTTTCGTGCGGGATTTGCCGCACCAGCTCGTGGCCAGCTTCAAGTCGACGCTGGAAGAAGCCCGGCAGGCGGACCTGCTGCTGCACGTCGTCGACGCCAGTAATCCGGAGGCGGAGGAGCAGGCCGAGACGGTCGAGAAGGTGCTGGAAGAGATCGGCGTCGAGATCCGCAATTTCGTGCTGGTGCTCAACAAGTCGGACGCGGTCAAGGACCGGGAAATCGTCGACGTCCTGCGGGCGAAGTACGCCTGCTCGGTGACGGTCAGCGCCGTGACGGGGGAGGGGTTCGACCAGCTTGCGGCGATCGTGGCGGAACGGCTGGGGAACGGTTTCGTCGACGTCGAAGTGGAAACCTCGGCGGGGAACGGCAAGCTGTTCGCGTACCTGGCGGAGCACTCGGAGATTCTGGACCGGCAATACACGGACTCGCGCGTCACGCTGACGTGTCGGCTGCCGCGCCCGCTGCTGTGGCGGATCCAGGGGGAGGACACCGAGGTGCGGGTGACGGAGCGGTTGTCGGTGGTGAAGTAGGGGGCGTCTTGGGGTGACGAGTGTCCCCCCGGCCTGAATGGCCGGGGGCTAAGAGGTTGGGAGTGATCGGGGTCTTGTCGGTCGAACCTGCGGGACGCATACTCAATTGAGCATCCGCCCGTGATCCTCCTGACGAAGTTCCCGCCATGCCCGATCCCCTTGATGCATACCGCCAGCAGGTGACTCGCCGGCAGTTTTTTGGACGCAGTGCACTTGGGTTAGGGACTGCGGCGCTCGGCGGGTTGCTGCAGCGGGACGGGCTGGCGGCGGCTCCTGCCGGCGGACGCCTGCCGGGGCTGCCGCATGCGGCGCCCAAAGCGAAGCGGGTGATCTATCTGTTTCAGAACGGGGCGCCGACGCACGTCGACCTGTTCGACTACAAACCGCTGCTGAAAGAGATGCACGGCAAGCCGGTCCCAGAGGAGTATCTGGGGGAGCGGCGGTTCAGCACGATGACCGGCGATCCCAAGGGAAAGCTGATGCTGGCCCCGGTCGAGCCATTCCGCCAGCGGGGCGAGTGCGGGGCGTGGGTCAGCGATTTCCTGCCATACACGGCGTCGATCGTCGACGACCTGTGCTTCGTCAAGAGCCTGCATACCGAGGCGGTCAATCACGCGCCGGGGATCACGTTTTTTCTGACGGGGTCGGAGCTGCCCGGCCGGCCGTCGATGGGAGCGTGGCTGACGTACGGGCTGGGGAGTGACACGGAGGAGCTGCCGGCGTTCGTCGTGATGACGTCGATCAGCAAGGGGACGAGCTGCGGGCAGATTTTCTACGACTTCTACTGGGGCTCGGGTTTTCTGCCGTCGCGGTATCAGGGGGTGAAGTTCCGCGGGAGCGGCGACCCGGTGCTGTACCTGTCGAATCCGGACGGGATCAGCCGGGAGATTCGCCGGGGGGTGCTGGACGACATCGCGCGGCTCAACGAGATGAAGCTGCAGGAGTTCGGCGATCCCGAGATTGCCACGCAGATCGCGCAGTATGAGATGGCCTATAAGATGCAGGCCAGCGTGCCGGAGCTGACCGACTTCTCAGATGAAACGCAGGCGACGCTCGACATGTACGGACCGCAGGTGCTGGAGCCGGGGACGTTTGCACACAATTGCCTGATGTCCCGCCGGCTGGTGGAGCGGGGCGTGCGGTTCGTGCAGCTCATGCACGCCGGGTGGGACCAGCACAACAGCCTGACGACCGAGCTTTACACGCAATGCAAAGACACCGATCAGCCGTCGGCGGCGCTGGTGCAGGACCTGAAGCAGCGGGGGCTGCTGGACGACACGCTGGTGGTGTGGGGCGGGGAGTTCGGGCGGACGCCGTTCATTCAGGGGAACATCAACGACCGTCCGCGCTGGGGTCGGGATCATCACCCCTATGCCTTTACGCTGTGGATGGCGGGGGGCGGCGTCAAGCCGGGGCTGACGTACGGGGCCTCGGACGATCTGGGGATGAACGTGGCGACCGATCCGGTCCACGTGCACGACGTGCAGGCCACGATCCTGCACCAGCTCGGCATTGACCACGAGCGGCTGACGTACCGGTTTCAGGGCCGGGCGTTTCGGCTGACGGATGTGTTCGGGAAGGTGGTGGAGGGAGTGCTGGGACAGGCTTGAACTGCGGCAACACCCATTGAGCCGCTCTCCATATGCTGCACGTCGTCCTTCCAGCGAGCCAAGTCGCCATGTCCGCACCCCGTCAACTTCGAGAACTGCTGGCCCGGCCGGGGATCATCCGGAGCCTGGCGCCGCATGACGTATTCTCGGCCAGAATTATGGAACAGGCCGGGATCGAGCTGCTGTTTCTGGGAGGCTTCGGGGCCTCGGCGAGCCTGCTGGGGCTGCCGGATACGGGGCTGATTACGCAGACTGAAATTGTCGAAGCCGCCCGGCGGATGACGTCGGCCGTCCGCGTGCCGGTCATCGTCGACGCAGACACCGGGCATGGGGACGTGCAGAATATTGTCCGGACCGTGCGCGAGCTGGAGCGGGCCGGGGCGGCGGGCCTGCTCCTGGAGGATCAGGTCTTCCCGAAACGCTGCGGCCATTTTCCGGGGAAGCAGGTGACCAGCGCGGAGGAGATGCTGGTCAGGTTGCGGGCGGCGCTCGATGCGCGCGTCGATCCGGACTTTACGATCATTGCCCGGACCGATGCGTTGACGGTGCATGGCGTGGACGACGCCATCGGCAGGGCGCAGCAGTATGCCGAGGCGGGGGCCGACGTCTGTTTTGTCGAAGCCCCCCGGTCTGTCGACGAGCTGGCGCGGATTGCGCGGGAGATTCCCCGACCGCAGCTTGCGAACATGCTGGTCGGCGGTGCGACGCCGATCCTCTCTGCGGCCGATTTGGAGCAACTCGGATATCGCATCTGCGTGTCGCCGGTGGAGAGTCTGGCGATTGCGGGCTTCGCGGTGCGCGCATTGGCGCAGGCCATGTTGAAGGAAGGGCGGGTCGACGGACTGTCGGACCGGATGCTGCCGTTTGCCGAACTGCAGCAGGTTCTTGGCGTCGCGGAGTCCCTGGGTCTGCGGGAGCGATTTGAGAAGCGGGGTTGAAGGGGGACGCGACGTCACCCATTGTGCAGTCCGAGAATTGGCTCCGGGTGAGGCGACCGGCTTGCTGTCCTCGGCGGTTCTGGTTTCTCCGGGGTGAATTGCCGACGTCGGATTTCACGTCGGACATCGCGGTGCTGACGTCATCATCGGTGAACGGCTGCAGAATCGGCGCAGTTCGATCGCGCGCCATCAAACCAGACGGGACAAGTCCGAGCTGTCCGGAGGAACGGCGCGAACCGCCCTCCGGATCAACGGCTGGTTCTGCCGACAGTCGGCCGGTATCGTGAACCTGGGTTCTCGAGTGCTTTGTGACGAAGGTCAATCGCGATGTTCAAATCCGTACTGCTCGGCGTGATTTGTGTGGGGCTGGCGACGACTGTGCGGGCCGACGACTGGCCGCAATGGATGGGGCCGCAGCGCGACGGCGTCTGGCGGGAAACGGGACTGGTTGAAAAGTTGCCCGAGGGAGGGCCGCCGGTCTTGTGGCGCGTCCCCGTTGGTGGCGGATATGCCGGACCCGCCGTCGTCGGCGACCGGATCTACATCACCGACAAGCAACTTCCCGAAGGAACCCGGAATCCGGACGACCCGTTCGACCGCAAGCTGACTCCCGCCACCGAGCGAGTTCTTTGCCTGAATGCGGCCAATGGCGAGCTGATCTGGAAGCATGAGTACGAGTGCCCGTACACGGTGAGCTACCCGGCGGGGCCGCGGACCACTCCCGTCGTGCGCGACGGTCGGGTCTATACGCTCGGCGCCGAAGGGCATCTGTTCTGCCTGGAAGCCGATACCGGCAAGGTGGTCTGGTCGAAGAACTTCGCGAAGGATTACGGTCGGACAACGGTTCCGATCTGGGGCTATTCGTCGAATCCGCTCCTGGATGGCGACAAGCTGATCTGCCTCGTGGGCGGCCCGGGGACGACGGTCGTCGCCTTCCACAAGGAGACCGGGAAGGAGCTCTGGCGGGCGCTCGATTCCGCCGACCGGCACGGCGCCGGCTATGGTTCGCCGATCATTGTCGAGGCCGGCGGAGCGCGCCAGCTCATCGTCTGGCACCCGGCGGCCGTCAGCTCGCTCAATCCGGAAAGCGGCGCGGTCTACTGGAATGAGCCCTTTGAAGTCCGCGAGGGATTGACGGTGGCTACGCCGAGAGTCCGCGACGACCTGCTGTTCGTGAGCGCCCTCTACGACGGATCGCTCCTGCTGAAGCTGGCCCAGGACCGCCCCGCCGCGTCGGTCGTCTGGCGGCGCAAAGGTCGCAACGAGCGTCTGACCGACGCCCTGCACTGCATGATCAGCACGCCCGTGATTGACGGGGAGCAGATTTATGGGGTCGACAGCTACGGCGAGTTCCGCTGTCTCGATCTCGCGACCGGGGATCGGAAGTGGGAGACGTTCGCGCCGACCAGCGGATCGTCGCTCCGCTGGGGCAACGCCTTCATCGTCAAGTACGAGAACGGCTATGTCCTCTGCAGCGAGAACGGCGACCTGATCCTGGCGCAGTTGAGTCCCGAGGGGTACACGGAAATCAGCCGGGCGCATCTGCTGGAGCCGACCGGCCCGGCTCAAAGGCGAGACGTGGTCTGGTCGCATCCGGCCTTCGCCCGCAAGTGCGTCTTTGCCCGGAACGACAAGGAGCTGATCTGCGTTTCGCTCGCAAAGCCGTGAGAGTGCGTCGCAGGCGGGCGGGGACGATTGAGGGCGTGGAGGGAATTTTGCAGTTCTGCGACGGCTGCTTGGGGTTCGCGCGAGCGCTCCACGGACTCGTCCTTGCAAACGTGCGCTGCCTCCCCCTACCATGCAGCCCATGAAACTCGACTGGACACCTCTGAAACAGTTGCTCGACGCCCACGAGCGATTCGTCATCACGAGCCACGTGCGGCCCGACGCCGACGCGATCGGGTCGGAAATGGGGCTTGCCAGCCTGCTGCTGCAGCGCGGCAAGCAGGTCCGGATCGTGAATCCCTCCGGAACGCCCCCCAACCTCCGTTTCCTGGATCCCGAGGGGACGATCTGCCAGCTCGGCCCCGGCAACGCGCTGCCCGACGGTTTTGAGCCGGAAGTGTTCATCGTCGTCGACACCAGCGCCTGGGTGCAGTTGTCCGACGTCGGCCGGGTGATGCGGGACGCCACCTGCGCCAAGGTCGTCATCGACCACCATCAAAGCAGCGACGATCTCGGGGCGATTATCCTGAAGGATACGACTCGGGAAGCGACCGGCTCCCTGATCGCGGAACTCGCCGAGGCGCTGGGAGAACCGATTTCGCCCCTCGCCGCAACGGCCCTGTACGCCGCCATCGCGACCGATACCGGCTGGTTCCGGTTCTCGGCGGTGACCGGCGAGACCATGCGGACGATCGGTCTGCTGATCGACGCCGGCGCCTCCCCGTCGGAGATCTATCGCGAACTGTACGAGCAGGCGACGATTTCGCGTGTCCATCTCGCAGGGCGGGTGTTGAGCCGGGTCAAGCTGGAGTGCGACGGCGTCCTGGCCTGGACCCAGGTTCCCTCCTCGGACTTCACCGAACTGGGCGCCCAGTCGTCGGATACCGAAGACCTGGTCAACGAGTGCCTGAAGATTTCCGGAACGCAAGTGGCGTTCATTGCGATCGAGCAGCTCAACCGCCAGGTGAAAGTCAGCTTCCGGAGCCGGACGTCGGTCAATGTCGCAAAAGTCGCCGAGCAGTTTGGCGGCGGCGGGCATAAGCAGGCGGCCGGTGCGACCTTTCCCGGCCCCCTGTCGGCCGCGGTCGAGAAGGCGCTCGTCGCACTCAAGCAGTCGCTGCAGAGTCCCTGAGAGCGTCGGCGGGCAGCAGGCACGCGGCGTCCCAGCAGCGCCATTCTTCGACCAGCCCCGACGCACAGACAGCCACGGGCGCCCCGGGGGCTGCGGCGGTGGCCATCAGGCGCCATTGAGCAGCGGCCTCGGCGTCGTCTTCAACGGCGCAAAGTCTCGCGGGTAACGCCGGATCGAGCCGAACCGTCAGTCGCTCAACCGCAAACCCCATCCCGCGACCGGTGGCCTTGATCCAGGCTTCTTTGCAGGTCCAGCCCCGGTAAAATGCGGCCCAACGCTCGGAATCCGGAAGGGAGGCCAGCTCCGACTGCTCCGCCAGCGAGAAATATCGCTCCGCGAGCCGGTCGCGCGAAACCTTCTGGTCGATGGTTTCGACATCGATGCCCACAGGGCGATCGGCCGACAGTGCGATCGCAACCCAGTCGCCGCTGTGCGACAGATTAAACTCCGGGGCGCCCGGCCGCTCGAGCCGCGGCTTTCCGTGGGGGCCGATGGTGAAGCTCAGACTCCACGGATCGGCGTGACACCAGGCGCCGAGAAGCTGCCGCAGGACATACCGGGCAACGAGGTACTGCCGTCGCGGCCCCGCGAACTTCAGCCGGGCGGCCCGCTGGCGTTCGTAGTCCGGCAACCGTCCCAGCAGCCGGTCTTCGTCAAGTCCCTCCGGCGCAGGACTCCGAAAAACATGCACGGCCGACCGGTGCTGACACCAGTCGGCCGTGAGCGAAATCCAGTCCATCGGCTTCGGGCTCGCAAGGTCGCGACAAATCTACCGGCGCGAATTCTTGCCGGCACGAATCGTCAGAGTACTCACCTTGTAGATCTCTTCGTTCCTGTCGCGGGCGGCGGTGAACGAGAAGAAATCTCCGGTCACGTTTCTCAGGTTGATCGTCTTGCTGGAGCCGTTATTCTTCGGCTGGCCGGCCAGTTGGACCTGAGCAAACTGCTCCTTGAGCTCGTCGACTTTGCCCGGATCGGCCGTCCCGTCGCGCAGCTCAGCAAGGAGTCCTCGCGACTTTTCGCTGATCACTTCGTCCAGCCCGTCGAGATTGCCGGAAACGACTGCGAGAACAATCTTCTGGACGGCATACTCCGCAGAACCCTTGGGAAATTGGGGCGCCTGACCGGCCGCGCCGCTTCCTTCCGGACCGCCAGCCCCGTTGGGATCGCCGGGATTCGGGAAGCCCGCGCCCGCCATCGCCGCCGCTGGATCGTTCGCCTGTGCTCCGGCAAGCGCCACCGCTGCACCCGGCAACGCCCCGCCGGGCGGCATCGCTCCTCCGGGACCGGCATGGCCCGCCCCAGGAAACGCCGGCGCCCCTGGAGCGCCGGCGACGGGGCCGCCGGCATGTCCGGCTCCGGCATAAGCCGCCATCGCCGCCGCGGGATCGTTCGCTGGTGCACCCGCCCCGGCCGGAGTGGCCGGCGCGGCGCCGTGAGTCCCGGTGGGATACCCCGCGGCCGCCATTGAGGCCCCATGCCCTGCCCCGGGCATCGCGACAGCCGACGGCGTCGCCGGAGCTCCCGGCATGCCCGCTCCATGCGGACCGCCGCCGTGCATTCCCGCCATCGCGCTCCCCGCCGGCATTCCGGGCATCCCCGGCATGGCGGCCTGTGCTCCCGCGGCTGGTTGCGGCTGGGCAACCGGCTGCGCCTGCTGCGTCCCTCCCCCCCCGCATCCCGAAAGCGCAATCCCGGCCAACGGAAGCAGGCAGTTGATCGATGTTCGCCAATGTGTAAACCGCAGCATGGCACTCTCAGTCTTGACAAGGAGTCAGAGCGTCCGGGCCTCACCGTCGCAGACGGGCAAATCCGGGATTCCGGAGTCGGCGGCCAGGAAGCGGCGGCTGAGGCTGATCTGGCGATTGTCCGGCAGTTCTCCCTTCTCCGCAAGGACTTGTCTGCGGAAATGGAGAATTTCGGACCGACCGTCCGACGTCAGACAGCGCCCGACCGGGACGCCCCCGCCGGCTGCGGCCCGGCCAGCTCGCCGCCAAGCCGTTCGTAGGCGGACAGAACGAGTTGCTCGGTTTCGTCCCAGCCGATACACCCGTCAGTGACCGAAACGCCGTACTTGAGCTGGGACAGATCGGCCGGCAAAGGCTGGTTCCCGGGAAACAGATTGCTTTCGAGCATCAGACCGATCAGATGGTCGTTGCCGGCCATCCGCTGCTCGATGCAGTCGTTCCAGACGACGCGCTGACGGGTGTAATCCTTATTGGAATTCGCATGACTGCAGTCGACCATCAGCCGGGGCGTCAGCTTCGCGGCATTCAGCTTCTCGGTCGCCTCAGTCAACAGCGCGGGATCGTAGTTGGGTCCCGAACGACCTCCCCGCAGGATCAGAAATCCCCACGGATTCCCCTTGGTATTGATGATGCAGGTCTTCCCGTCCCCATCCATCCCCAGGAAACTGTGCTGATGCTGGGCCGCCAGCATCGCGTCGATCGCCACCTGCAGGCTGCCGTCGGTGCCGTTTTTGTAGCCCACCGGCATCGACAACCCGCTGGCCATCTGGCGGTGAGTCGGGGATTCCGTCGTCCGGGCGCCGATCGCCGCCACGGAGATCAGGTCGGCGATGTACTGCGGCGTGATCGGTTCGAGCAGCTCGGTGGCCGCCGGAAGACCCATGTTGGCGACTTCCAGCAGGATCCGCCGGGCAATCCGCAGACCGGTGCCGATATCAAACGTATCGTTCAAGTGCGGATCGTTGATCAGCCCCTTCCAGCCGACGGTGGTGCGGGGTTTCTCGAAATAAACCCGCATGACAACCAGCATGTGGCTCTTGACCCGCTCGGCCAGCTCGCGGAGCTTGCGGGCGTATTCCAGCCCGGCGACCTGATCGTGAATGGAACAGGGACCGACGATCACCATCAGACGCCGG harbors:
- a CDS encoding 3-deoxy-7-phosphoheptulonate synthase, whose translation is MQPLQDLNVRETVPLVSPRYLKHEENVTDEAIRTVVESRETVKNILAGRDRRLMVIVGPCSIHDQVAGLEYARKLRELAERVKSHMLVVMRVYFEKPRTTVGWKGLINDPHLNDTFDIGTGLRIARRILLEVANMGLPAATELLEPITPQYIADLISVAAIGARTTESPTHRQMASGLSMPVGYKNGTDGSLQVAIDAMLAAQHQHSFLGMDGDGKTCIINTKGNPWGFLILRGGRSGPNYDPALLTEATEKLNAAKLTPRLMVDCSHANSNKDYTRQRVVWNDCIEQRMAGNDHLIGLMLESNLFPGNQPLPADLSQLKYGVSVTDGCIGWDETEQLVLSAYERLGGELAGPQPAGASRSGAV
- a CDS encoding 4'-phosphopantetheinyl transferase family protein encodes the protein MDWISLTADWCQHRSAVHVFRSPAPEGLDEDRLLGRLPDYERQRAARLKFAGPRRQYLVARYVLRQLLGAWCHADPWSLSFTIGPHGKPRLERPGAPEFNLSHSGDWVAIALSADRPVGIDVETIDQKVSRDRLAERYFSLAEQSELASLPDSERWAAFYRGWTCKEAWIKATGRGMGFAVERLTVRLDPALPARLCAVEDDAEAAAQWRLMATAAAPGAPVAVCASGLVEEWRCWDAACLLPADALRDSAATA
- a CDS encoding DHH family phosphoesterase, giving the protein MKLDWTPLKQLLDAHERFVITSHVRPDADAIGSEMGLASLLLQRGKQVRIVNPSGTPPNLRFLDPEGTICQLGPGNALPDGFEPEVFIVVDTSAWVQLSDVGRVMRDATCAKVVIDHHQSSDDLGAIILKDTTREATGSLIAELAEALGEPISPLAATALYAAIATDTGWFRFSAVTGETMRTIGLLIDAGASPSEIYRELYEQATISRVHLAGRVLSRVKLECDGVLAWTQVPSSDFTELGAQSSDTEDLVNECLKISGTQVAFIAIEQLNRQVKVSFRSRTSVNVAKVAEQFGGGGHKQAAGATFPGPLSAAVEKALVALKQSLQSP